In Bacteroidales bacterium, the sequence TCCCCGGTTGTTGACTCCGTCGGTAAGCAGGATCACGACCTTACTAATGGCATCACTGTCCTTAATACGATTAACAGCCGTGGCCAATCCCATCCCTATAGCAGTTCCATCTTCGATCATACCACTATGTACATTATTGAACAAATTGATCAATGCCGTATGGTCTGTAGTCAACGGGCATTGTGTAAAACTCTCGCCGCTGAATATGACCAATCCCATGCGGTCATTCGGGCGTCCTGAAATAAATTGTATGGCCAATCTTTTGGCTTCTTCCAGGCGGTCAGGCTTAAAATCCTGTGCCAGCATACTACCGGAAATATCCAGTGATATCATAATATCTATCCCCTCTGTTGTTTCGCTTTTCCATTGATTGCTTGACTGGGGACGTGCAAGAATTAAAATGAGCAACGCTAAAACCAACATCCGCAAGGCAAATAAAACATGCCGTAAATAAGGACGTAGGGTACGCACCCCTTTCAATCCTTCAACAGATGAGATCTGCATATACGGGTTTAACTTATTTTGCCTCCATATATACCAACCTATGGCTAGGAACCAGATAATAAAAAGCCAGAAAAACTGGGGATTAGCAAAAGTGTAATTCATATCTTATTCCTGATTTTTTAATTCTTCTGTTTCATCTTGGGTATTTTCCTGTTCCTTGGTCGACTCTTCGTCTTTATCTTGTTGCCCATCTTCCGGAGGAGCTTCTATTTTTGTATGGTTAACAAATAAATAAGCATCCAGCATGGAAGTCTCATTTTCATTAGGCATCGGCTCCATTTTGGCAAACTTTACCAGATCGGACAGCATAAATAACTGGCGTAAGCGATCAACCAGGTTATTATCTTCAAAACCAGCTCCGGACAGCCCCGATAATATTTCATCACTGGTCATTTCCATCGCAGAAACAGCAAAACGTCCTTCAATATATGTACGTACAATATCGGATAACCGGGTATAATATTCTTTGATACGGTTATTTTGCCATAATTTTTCAGTGCGTAACAGATCCAAATCCCGTAAAGCGATTACATGAGGCGGCTCAACCGGTTTAGGCGCACTGAAAATAGGTTGGTTATTCTTTCTACAAATAAAGACATATATAATAAACCCGATCAAAGCCAAAGCCAGCAATATCAATCCAATACGCACCAACCAGGGCCAGATATCCTGCCAACCGATGGGCACCTGATATATCGGTTTGATATCTGCAATATGCTGTGTAGTATCCAACGGCATAGTCAACACATCCAGATATAAGGAACGGGTTGAAACCGTATCGGTGAGTTCCTCATCAACAAAGGGAAAACGAAGAGGAGGTATCTCATGACGGCCGCTATCGAAACTGGTAACCAGAATATCCTGCATATAACGGGTCAGATCACCGGATATTTTAACCGAATCGACAGGAAGCACTTCGACAATTTCAATATCTGAAGTCAGTTGATCGGTCCATACTGGAAATTGTACCTGTACATTGTTTTTCTTCTCCAGCTCTATCCTCAGTTTTACCTGGTCCCCGATCAATACGTAAGTACTGTCAAACTGCGCATTGACCTGTATGGATTGCGCCTGCACATTGACCGACACTCCTATAAAAAAACATACAATGATAAAATACCTGATCATTCTTATTTTATTCAACGTTAACCTCATGTCTATTACATTTTCACCCTGTTAAGCGAAAGAGCACGAATCATCCACCGGGGCAACGGCTTGTAGGGATTTCGTTTCTCCAGATTCAGATACAAGTTCCATTTTTTGACCAAAGGTATCTTCTTGGTTTCTACAAACTCGATCAATGTCCCATCCGGGTCTTCTGTATAACTCCAATGTCCGGCAGCCTCCCCCATTTTAAATGCGTCATCACTTTCCACTGTAAACGGAAACCCTTTGCGGGCACATTCTTCTTTTAAAGCCGCCATTCCATGAATGTCAAAACAAAGATGGATGAACCCGATATCCCCCCAATACCTTCCTTCAAATATTTTCCGGGGCGATGCTGACTGTACCTGAATCAATTCTATCTGGCTCCGTCCGAGTAAAGCGGCCATGCTACCCCTTC encodes:
- a CDS encoding VWA domain-containing protein, coding for MNYTFANPQFFWLFIIWFLAIGWYIWRQNKLNPYMQISSVEGLKGVRTLRPYLRHVLFALRMLVLALLILILARPQSSNQWKSETTEGIDIMISLDISGSMLAQDFKPDRLEEAKRLAIQFISGRPNDRMGLVIFSGESFTQCPLTTDHTALINLFNNVHSGMIEDGTAIGMGLATAVNRIKDSDAISKVVILLTDGVNNRGSIDPVTAAEIAKTFGVRVYTVGIGTRGTAPYPVQTAFGIRYQDMQTEIDEDLLKQIADMTGGLYFRATDSNQLKSIYEEIDQLEKSKISVQEHHKKTEEYLRFALIALAILILEILLRYTVIRNLP